Proteins found in one Miscanthus floridulus cultivar M001 chromosome 4, ASM1932011v1, whole genome shotgun sequence genomic segment:
- the LOC136551420 gene encoding cis-prenyltransferase 4, chloroplastic-like produces the protein MMLLSHSSSATTTTRGLAAAPPPARSRRARLLPPRARVDTTGVSADRPAEALLLQSGLRPESLPRHVAVVMDGNSRWARARGLTPADGHKAGGRNLERIVGLSRAWGIRALTAFVCSRENLSRPKAEVDYMMGLSEWLIGDNIDKLSRQGIRLQVIGDTSKMSGSLRSAAVQADEATRHNSQLHVMLAICYSGRWDMVQACRELAREAQANRLSPDDIDESLVAGKLATSAAGEFSCPDLVIRTSGELRLSNFLLWQSAYSEFFFTDKMWPDFGEAEYLEALRSFQGRDRRFGQSKLL, from the exons ATGATGCTGCTCTCACACTCTTCGTCTGCTACTACCACCACCCGCGGGctagcagcagcgccgccgccggctcGCTCCCGGCGGGCGCGCCTCCTGCCTCCACGCGCGCGGGTCGACACGACGGGCGTTAGCGCGGACCGCCCTGCCGAGGCGCTTCTCCTCCAGAGCGGGCTGCGCCCGGAGTCGCTGCCGCGGCACGTCGCGGTAGTGATGGACGGGAACTCGCGGTGGGCGCGCGCGCGGGGGCTGACGCCCGCGGACGGCCACAAGGCCGGGGGCCGCAACCTGGAGCGGATCGTGGGGCTCTCGCGCGCCTGGGGCATCCGCGCGCTCACCGCCTTCGTCTGCTCCCGCGAGAACTTGAGCCGCCCCAAG GCCGAGGTCGACTACATGATGGGTTTGTCCGAGTGGCTGATAGGCGATAACATCGACAAGCTCTCAAGGCAGGGGATCCGGCTGCAGGTGATCGGCGACACCTCAAAGATGTCAGGCTCTCTGCGGAGCGCGGCGGTGCAAGCCGACGAGGCGACGAGGCACAACTCGCAGCTGCACGTGATGCTGGCGATCTGCTACAGCGGGCGATGGGACATGGTCCAGGCGTGCCGGGAGCTCGCCCGGGAGGCGCAGGCGAACCGGCTCAGCCCGGACGACATCGACGAGTCGCTGGTCGCCGGCAAGCTCGCGACGAGCGCCGCCGGCGAGTTCTCGTGCCCTGACCTGGTCATCAGAACCAGCGGCGAGCTGAGGCTCAGCAACTTCCTGCTGTGGCAGTCGGCGTACTCAGAGTTCTTCTTCACCGACAAGATGTGGCCGGACTTTGGGGAGGCTGAGTACCTGGAAGCGTTGCGCTCCTTCCAGGGCAGAGATCGGCGCTTCGGTCAATCAAAACTACTCTAG